Proteins found in one Epinephelus fuscoguttatus linkage group LG4, E.fuscoguttatus.final_Chr_v1 genomic segment:
- the LOC125888130 gene encoding MOB kinase activator 2: protein MGGCHSYPSATKADSKSLQPSDISSDKLGINNNNLEERPYLQQQYVCQQITHTDMFALTSLPPGVDKAEWLASNTVAFFKHINLFSSALSEFCTPSTCPTACGPGNTVYVWTDDHGRKLKCSAPLYFDYAMSYIQELLTDEDVFPTKAGSVFPTGFVFLVQKVYLLFFRTLAHIYWSHYRETLALGLHPHLNTLFTHLTLFCRQHGLLDPEDTEPLQDLITALGQPGCT, encoded by the exons ATGGGGGGTTGCCATAGCTACCCCTCGGCTACGAAGGCAGACAGCAAGAGTCTTCAGCCATCTGACATCAGCAGTGACAAACT GGgaattaataacaataatctGGAGGAGCGTCCATATCTGCAGCAGCAGTATGTGTGCCAgcagatcacacacacagacatgtttgCCCTCACGTCGCTGCCGCCTGGTGTCGACAAGGCAGAGTGGCTCGCCAGCAACA CGGTGGCATTTTTCAAGCACATAAACCTGTTCTCTAGTGCACTGTCTGAGTTCTGCACTCCCAGTACCTGCCCCACTGCCTGTGGACCAGGCAACAC GGTTTATGTTTGGACCGATGACCACGGCAGGAAGCTGAAGTGCTCTGCCCCACTTTACTTTGACTATGCCATGTCATACATTCAGGAGCTACTGACTGATGAAGATGTGTTCCCCACAAAAGCAG GTTCAGTGTTTCCGACAGGCTTCGTCTTTCTGGTCCAGAAggtgtatttgctgtttttcaggACTCTGGCTCACATATATTGGTCTCACTATAGAGAGACACTGGCCCTGGGCCTGCACCCGCACCTCAACACACTCTTCACGCACCTCACGCTCTTCTGCCGACAGCACGGCCTGTTGGACCCGGAGGACACTGAGCCACTGCAGGACCTCATCACAGCTCTGGGACAGCCAGGCTGCACCTAA